The genome window ACCGACCACAACGTACAGATCCTCATCGAGGATAACGGTCCCGGTATTCCGGAGGCGGAGCTGGAAAACGTGCTGGAGCCATTCCGCCGCATCGAGGCATCCCGCAACCGTGACACGGGCGGTATGGGGCTGGGCCTTGCCATCGTAAGGCAGGTCGTGGAGCGGGAAGGCGGCAGCATCACCCTGTCCAACCGCACAGGCGGCGGGTTACGGGCCAAAATCGTGCTGCCGCTGCATCCCCCGCAGACCAAAGATCAACAAACCGGCTGAAGCGTTTTTTCAGGCAGCCATATTTTGTCCCAGCCATATTTTGTCACGGCGTTTTTGCAACTGCGAAAAATCCATGCGCCATAACATTGGGGCGGCCGGGTGGTCGCTTCCTCCTGCGGAGGATCGTTCAGGACAGTACAGGAGACCGTCCCATGGATACATTCATCAGCGGTATGGCCCGATTCCGGGGCGAGGTCTTTCCCCAGAACCGGGCCCTGTATGAGAAGCTTGCGCGTGAAGGCCAACAGCCGAAAGCGCTGATGATTTCCTGCGCGGACAGCCGCGTCATTCCTGAAATGATCGCCCAATGTGGTCCGGGCGAGCTGTTTGTTTCCCGCAATGTCGGCAACATCGTGCCGCCTTATGTGGATGAATCCTCTCTGAGCGGCGAAGTCGGCTCCGCGATCGAATATGCCGTGGCCGTGCTGGGCGTCAGTGACATTGTCGTATGCGGCCATTCCGATTGCGGTGCGATGAAGGCCATCATGAACCCGTCCGCGCTGGAACCGCTGCCGCATGTCAAATCCTGGCTGCGTCATGGCTGCGGGGATCACCAGCGCCTGTGCGAGGGCCTGCCCTCCACCGAAACCGGCGGCGATCCGGTTCGAACCCTGGCCATGCGCAATGTTGCCTTGCAACTGAACAATCTGCGCAGCTACCCCGTCGTGCGGGAAGCTGTCGCGCATGGTCGGCTGAGGCTCCATGGCTGGGTGTTCAACATCGAATCCGGCGGCGTCTATGCGCTGGATGGCGAGACCGGGCGCTATCACGAAGTCATGGATCACCGCCTGCCGGTTGCCATTCATGCGGCCAATGAGGATGCAGCGTCGATTATTCCAATGGCCGCTGAATAAAGACCGTTTTCCTTCCCTTCCTGCCCCCGACAGGTTGAAACAGTGCCGTTGCCCCCGACCGCGAGAAAAGAATCCTCTTTTCTCGCGGTTTTTTTTATGCAGCCCGGCGAGCTTCGTACAATCTGTCATCTATCATCGCTATTTTTTTGAAAAACCGCACAGATTATACCCGGACAGCCTTCCCCCTTACGGAATCAGACGATAAAGCATGCCACGGTGCGGCCGAATGGCAGTGTCACCGCACAGATCGGCACAAGCGCCACAATGCGGCGGAGGATTTTGATGACTCTTCGTTATACCGGACCTGCAATCGCATGTATGGCGCTTGCCCTGTCGGCCTGTCAGAAGCCGCCGGAAGCCCCATCCAAACCAGCCTATATTTATGAAGCTGATACAGTCGGCGCAGCCCCGTCCTGCTCCGCACAGGAAGTCACCCTGACCCCGGGCAAGGAAAGCGCCATCACCATGACCGTCCAGAATGACGGCGGCTGGTGCGCGGCCAAAGTCACGCAGCCCGATCGCTCCCCCTATACGGCCGGGCTGCTGATCGCCCGTCCGGCTCACGG of Granulibacter bethesdensis contains these proteins:
- a CDS encoding carbonic anhydrase; translation: MDTFISGMARFRGEVFPQNRALYEKLAREGQQPKALMISCADSRVIPEMIAQCGPGELFVSRNVGNIVPPYVDESSLSGEVGSAIEYAVAVLGVSDIVVCGHSDCGAMKAIMNPSALEPLPHVKSWLRHGCGDHQRLCEGLPSTETGGDPVRTLAMRNVALQLNNLRSYPVVREAVAHGRLRLHGWVFNIESGGVYALDGETGRYHEVMDHRLPVAIHAANEDAASIIPMAAE